The proteins below are encoded in one region of Avibacterium volantium:
- the deoC gene encoding deoxyribose-phosphate aldolase: MQPQDIAKYIDHTALGADKTPQDILNLCQEAIEHQFCSVCINSAYIPLAKQALTQNGKEKSAVKICTVVGFPLGANLSQVKAFEAEQAINAGADEIDMVINIGLAKAHQWQAVEQDIATVLAACQGKTLKVILETCLLTKEEIVKACEICKALKVAFVKTSTGFSTGGATVEDVALMKQTVGDKVEVKASGGIRDTATALAMLNAGATRLGVSAGVAIVKGTNAQGNGY; this comes from the coding sequence ATGCAACCACAAGATATTGCCAAATACATTGACCACACCGCCCTTGGCGCAGATAAAACCCCACAAGATATTCTTAACTTATGCCAAGAAGCGATTGAACACCAATTTTGTTCCGTGTGCATAAACTCCGCCTATATTCCACTGGCTAAGCAGGCACTCACACAAAATGGCAAAGAGAAAAGTGCGGTGAAAATTTGCACCGTTGTTGGCTTTCCCTTAGGGGCAAATTTAAGCCAAGTGAAAGCCTTTGAAGCGGAGCAAGCCATTAATGCGGGGGCTGATGAAATTGATATGGTGATCAACATTGGCCTTGCCAAAGCCCATCAATGGCAAGCGGTGGAACAAGATATTGCCACCGTGCTTGCGGCTTGCCAAGGCAAAACCTTAAAAGTGATTTTAGAAACCTGCCTACTAACCAAAGAAGAAATCGTCAAGGCTTGCGAAATCTGCAAAGCGCTCAAGGTGGCATTTGTTAAAACTTCCACAGGTTTTAGCACCGGCGGCGCAACGGTTGAAGACGTTGCATTGATGAAGCAAACCGTCGGCGACAAGGTGGAAGTAAAAGCCTCAGGCGGCATCCGCGACACCGCCACCGCACTAGCAATGCTCAATGCTGGCGCAACCCGTCTAGGCGTAAGCGCTGGCGTTGCTATTGTGAAAGGAACGAATGCGCAGGGGAATGGGTATTAA
- a CDS encoding DeoR/GlpR family DNA-binding transcription regulator has protein sequence MPTRTSQILQLVNSVGKVNVNELAQQFGVSVETIRRDLRALNQKGLLHRVHGGAMSSQSKDIGRSFQARQRLNSEAKKYIAQQVVDYVFEGAVIGLDASSSSWHFAQLIPDIPCTVVTNSMHNINALVNKPNVTTIATGGVYSAKYAAFYGPLSEQLLLRLHIDLCVFSCTGVDSSGAIWESNELNASIKRKLIDASAQKFLLLDSSKFERKNLIKLGELSQLDILFTDQAPNESLQNYCKEQEIHLAF, from the coding sequence ATGCCAACAAGAACGTCGCAAATTTTACAGCTTGTCAATTCAGTAGGGAAAGTGAATGTTAATGAGCTTGCTCAGCAGTTTGGTGTGTCGGTGGAAACCATTCGCCGAGATTTGCGAGCATTAAATCAAAAAGGCTTATTACATCGAGTACACGGAGGTGCAATGAGTAGCCAATCAAAGGATATTGGCCGCTCATTTCAAGCAAGACAACGTTTAAATTCTGAAGCGAAAAAGTATATAGCGCAGCAGGTGGTGGATTATGTGTTTGAGGGTGCGGTAATCGGCTTAGATGCGAGTTCCAGTAGCTGGCACTTTGCGCAGCTGATTCCTGATATTCCTTGCACCGTTGTTACCAATTCTATGCATAATATCAATGCGTTAGTTAATAAACCTAATGTTACAACCATTGCCACAGGCGGTGTTTATTCAGCAAAATATGCCGCTTTTTATGGCCCACTTTCGGAGCAGCTTTTGCTTCGTTTGCATATTGATTTATGTGTTTTTTCTTGTACTGGGGTGGACAGCAGTGGGGCAATTTGGGAGTCTAATGAACTAAATGCGTCCATCAAACGCAAATTAATTGATGCGTCTGCGCAGAAATTCTTATTATTGGATAGCTCTAAATTTGAGCGTAAAAATCTTATAAAATTAGGTGAGCTTTCTCAGTTAGACATTTTATTCACCGATCAAGCACCGAATGAAAGTTTACAAAATTATTGTAAAGAACAAGAAATTCATCTCGCTTTTTGA
- the fucA gene encoding L-fuculose-phosphate aldolase, whose translation MNRQQLSRKIIDTCLEMTRLGLNQGTAGNISVRYQDGMLITPTGMPYEQMTEQDIVFVSNQGQHEEGKLPSSEWHFHLAVYQARPDVNAVVHNHATYCAAVSILEKPIPPIHYMIAVGGTDHIPCVPYATFGTAKLAQYVGEGIKQSKAILLAHHGLIAAEENLDKALWLAQEVEVLAKWYIQLLSTQQPIPLLSEQDMAVVLEKFKSYGLRIEE comes from the coding sequence ATGAACAGACAACAACTTTCCCGCAAGATTATTGATACTTGCCTTGAAATGACAAGATTAGGTTTAAATCAAGGCACTGCGGGCAATATCAGTGTGCGTTACCAAGATGGAATGTTGATTACCCCAACAGGAATGCCTTATGAGCAAATGACAGAACAAGATATTGTGTTTGTCAGCAATCAAGGGCAGCACGAAGAAGGTAAATTGCCTTCGAGCGAGTGGCATTTCCATTTAGCCGTTTATCAAGCACGCCCTGATGTGAATGCGGTGGTGCATAACCACGCGACTTATTGCGCCGCAGTGTCAATCTTGGAAAAACCCATTCCACCCATTCACTATATGATTGCGGTAGGTGGCACGGATCATATTCCTTGTGTCCCTTATGCCACCTTCGGCACAGCAAAATTAGCCCAATATGTGGGGGAAGGCATTAAGCAAAGCAAGGCGATTTTACTTGCTCACCACGGTTTAATCGCGGCTGAAGAAAATTTAGATAAAGCCTTATGGTTAGCACAGGAAGTGGAGGTGTTAGCGAAATGGTATATCCAATTACTCTCAACCCAACAACCTATCCCATTGTTATCAGAACAAGATATGGCAGTGGTGTTAGAAAAATTCAAATCCTATGGATTACGCATTGAGGAGTAG
- the waaF gene encoding lipopolysaccharide heptosyltransferase II: MNILVIGPSWVGDMMMSHSLYQCLKQQYPDCQIDVLAPNWCKPLLERMPEVRGALTMPIGHGTFGLKQRYEIGKSLRHQYDMAIVLPNSLKSAFIPVFAKIARRRGWKGESRYFFLNDLRTNKNDYPMMVQRYVALAYEKNAVPTAAQMTFPYPYLQVSSQQIEQTKNHFHAQLAQAENRSAIGFCPGAEFGPAKRWPHYHYAALAQMLIEKGYSIRLFGSAKDEQVGDEIRASLPENLQPYCLNLAGQTSLNQAVDLIADCQGVVTNDSGLMHVAAAVQRPLVALYGPTSPQYTPPLSHHAVIIRLQKGGLEKIRHGKDSAEGYHQSLIDITPAMVMEKLSEILPHFDLA; this comes from the coding sequence ATGAACATCTTAGTAATTGGCCCATCTTGGGTTGGCGATATGATGATGTCGCACAGTTTATATCAATGCTTAAAACAGCAATATCCTGATTGCCAAATTGATGTGCTTGCGCCAAATTGGTGTAAACCCTTGTTGGAAAGAATGCCGGAAGTTAGAGGGGCGCTCACAATGCCCATCGGACACGGCACCTTTGGCTTGAAACAGCGCTATGAAATTGGGAAAAGCCTAAGACATCAATATGATATGGCGATTGTATTGCCAAACTCGCTCAAATCTGCGTTTATTCCTGTGTTTGCCAAAATTGCCCGCCGCCGTGGTTGGAAAGGGGAAAGCCGTTATTTCTTTTTGAATGATTTACGCACCAATAAAAATGATTACCCAATGATGGTGCAGCGCTATGTGGCATTGGCTTATGAAAAAAACGCTGTGCCAACGGCAGCACAAATGACCTTTCCTTACCCTTATTTACAGGTGAGTAGCCAACAAATCGAGCAAACCAAAAACCATTTCCACGCACAACTTGCACAGGCAGAAAATCGCTCTGCGATTGGTTTTTGTCCGGGCGCGGAGTTTGGCCCTGCCAAGCGCTGGCCGCATTATCATTATGCTGCGCTTGCTCAAATGCTGATTGAAAAAGGTTACAGCATTCGCCTGTTTGGTTCAGCAAAAGATGAACAAGTGGGTGATGAAATTCGTGCCAGTCTGCCAGAAAATTTACAGCCGTACTGCTTAAATTTAGCGGGGCAAACCAGCCTTAATCAAGCGGTAGATTTAATCGCAGATTGCCAAGGCGTGGTTACCAACGATAGCGGATTAATGCACGTTGCGGCGGCGGTGCAGCGTCCGCTTGTAGCGCTTTATGGCCCAACTAGCCCGCAATACACGCCACCATTATCCCATCACGCGGTGATTATTCGCCTACAAAAAGGCGGATTAGAAAAAATTCGTCATGGCAAAGACAGCGCCGAAGGCTATCATCAAAGTCTTATCGACATCACGCCTGCGATGGTAATGGAAAAATTAAGCGAAATTTTACCGCACTTTGATCTGGCATAA
- the rfaC gene encoding lipopolysaccharide heptosyltransferase RfaC, giving the protein MRICLVKTSSMGDVIHTLPALTDAQKALPHLQVDWVVEENFAEIPTWHSAVKQVIPVAIRRWRKQLLQRKTWQQWQDYRQLLQQNQYDAVIDAQGLVKSALFAVRLAQGAKHGYDKHSAREPLAALFYDERYAIDYQQHAVERIRQLFAQALGYALPSQQGDYGIAQHFPVQQSLPPYVLLIHATTRADKHWCNQEWKKLAQNLTALGLAVHLPWGNEKEKQAAEWIAQGIENSIVLPKMDLTALAQHIANAQAVVSVDTGLAHLTAALDKPNITLYGATNPDLIGTYGKNQYHLQAPTMAQISAEVVLQRLRPLL; this is encoded by the coding sequence ATGCGAATTTGCTTAGTAAAAACCTCTTCAATGGGCGATGTGATCCACACCTTGCCCGCATTGACCGATGCGCAAAAAGCTTTGCCTCATTTACAAGTGGATTGGGTGGTGGAAGAAAATTTCGCCGAAATTCCTACTTGGCATTCGGCGGTCAAACAAGTTATCCCCGTTGCCATTCGCCGTTGGCGCAAACAGCTTTTACAACGCAAAACTTGGCAACAATGGCAAGATTATCGTCAATTATTACAACAAAATCAATATGATGCCGTGATTGATGCGCAAGGCTTAGTGAAAAGCGCATTGTTCGCCGTGCGTCTAGCGCAAGGGGCAAAGCACGGCTATGATAAACATTCCGCACGCGAGCCTTTGGCTGCCTTATTTTATGATGAGCGCTACGCCATTGATTACCAGCAACACGCCGTAGAACGCATTCGCCAGTTATTTGCGCAAGCCTTGGGTTATGCGCTTCCGAGCCAACAAGGGGATTATGGCATTGCACAGCATTTCCCCGTGCAACAAAGCCTGCCGCCTTATGTGTTGTTGATTCACGCTACCACGCGCGCGGATAAACATTGGTGTAATCAAGAATGGAAAAAATTAGCGCAAAATCTCACCGCACTTGGGCTTGCCGTGCATTTGCCTTGGGGAAATGAGAAAGAAAAACAGGCTGCAGAATGGATCGCGCAAGGCATTGAAAATTCTATTGTTCTGCCGAAAATGGATCTCACCGCCTTAGCCCAGCATATCGCCAATGCCCAAGCGGTAGTTTCCGTAGATACGGGGTTGGCGCATCTCACTGCCGCCTTGGATAAACCGAACATCACCCTTTATGGTGCAACTAACCCAGATTTAATCGGTACTTACGGCAAAAATCAATATCACTTACAAGCGCCCACAATGGCACAAATTTCTGCCGAAGTCGTATTGCAGCGCTTACGCCCTTTGCTTTAA
- the fucU gene encoding L-fucose mutarotase: MLKGIHPALSPELLKVLAEMGHGDEIVLADAHFPAHQVHHRILRADGLGIDTLLTGITPLFEFDSYVDAPLIMMQAVQGDSLDPSVEARYLNAIETALQKSAQTQSAVQNLPKLARIDRFDFYDRAKQAYAVVVTGECAKYGNIILKKGVTPVFP, encoded by the coding sequence ATGTTAAAAGGTATTCACCCAGCCCTTTCCCCTGAATTATTGAAGGTGCTTGCTGAAATGGGACACGGAGATGAAATTGTGCTTGCTGATGCGCATTTCCCCGCACACCAAGTCCACCATCGTATTTTGCGTGCTGATGGCCTTGGCATTGATACGTTATTAACGGGGATCACGCCGTTATTTGAATTTGACAGCTATGTAGATGCGCCACTGATTATGATGCAAGCCGTGCAAGGGGATAGCCTTGACCCTAGCGTGGAAGCCCGTTATCTCAACGCGATTGAAACGGCATTACAGAAATCTGCACAAACTCAAAGTGCGGTGCAAAATTTGCCGAAATTAGCCCGTATTGACCGTTTTGATTTTTACGATCGGGCCAAACAAGCCTATGCCGTGGTGGTTACAGGCGAATGTGCAAAATACGGCAATATTATTTTGAAAAAAGGGGTAACCCCAGTATTTCCCTAA
- the rfaD gene encoding ADP-glyceromanno-heptose 6-epimerase, translated as MIIVTGGAGFIGSNIVKALNEIGRTDILVVDDLKDGTKFVNLVDLDIADYCDKDDFIASIMAGDDLGEIDVIFHEGACSATTEWDGKFVMENNYEYSKELLHYCLDRQIPFYYASSAATYGDSDTFVEAREFEKPLNVYGYSKFLFDEYVRKILPEAQSPVCGFKYFNVYGPREQHKGSMASVAFHLNNQILKGENPKLFAGSEHFLRDFVYVGDVAAVNIWCWQQGISGIYNCGTGKAESFEAVAQAVLKFHGKGQIETIPFPEHLKSRYQEYTQADLTKLRATGYDKPFKSVAEGVSEYMAWLNK; from the coding sequence ATGATTATTGTAACTGGCGGCGCAGGCTTTATTGGCAGTAACATCGTAAAAGCGTTAAACGAGATTGGACGCACAGATATTTTAGTGGTGGACGATTTAAAAGACGGCACAAAATTCGTCAATTTAGTGGATTTGGATATTGCGGATTATTGCGATAAAGACGACTTTATTGCCTCCATTATGGCAGGCGATGATTTAGGCGAGATTGATGTGATCTTCCACGAGGGGGCGTGTTCCGCCACCACGGAATGGGACGGTAAATTTGTAATGGAAAACAATTATGAATATTCCAAAGAGTTATTACATTATTGTTTAGATCGCCAAATTCCTTTCTATTACGCCTCCAGCGCTGCCACCTACGGCGACAGCGATACCTTTGTAGAAGCGCGTGAGTTTGAAAAACCGTTGAACGTGTATGGCTACTCAAAATTCTTGTTCGATGAATATGTGCGTAAAATTTTACCTGAGGCACAATCGCCCGTCTGCGGTTTCAAATATTTCAATGTGTATGGGCCAAGAGAGCAGCACAAAGGTAGTATGGCGAGCGTGGCATTCCACCTCAACAATCAAATTTTGAAAGGGGAAAACCCAAAACTGTTCGCAGGTAGCGAGCATTTCTTGCGTGATTTCGTTTATGTCGGCGATGTGGCAGCGGTAAATATCTGGTGCTGGCAACAGGGCATTTCGGGCATTTACAACTGCGGAACGGGCAAAGCGGAAAGTTTTGAAGCCGTGGCTCAAGCTGTCCTAAAATTCCACGGCAAAGGGCAAATTGAAACGATCCCCTTCCCAGAACATTTAAAAAGCCGTTACCAAGAATACACCCAAGCGGATTTAACCAAACTGCGCGCCACGGGCTATGACAAGCCATTTAAAAGCGTTGCCGAAGGTGTCAGCGAATATATGGCGTGGTTGAATAAATAA
- the fucP gene encoding L-fucose:H+ symporter permease: MSAKILEKQFVVPFILITTLFALWGFANDITNPMVAVFQTVMEIPASEAALVQFAFYGGYGTMAIPAALFVSRYNYKSGVLLGLALYAVGAFLFYPAARYEQFTFFLFSLYILTFGLAFLETTANPYILSMGDPQTATRRLNLAQSFNPLGSITGMFVASQIVLVNLESDKRDAAGNLIFNTLSTAEKAAVRTHDLEIIRNPYLVVGLVVVVIMLVIGLYKMPATKIEQGTKLSFREAFNRLIAKAKYREGVIAQVFYVGVQIMCWTFIIQYAERLGFTKAEAQNYNIIAMGIFIVSRFISTSIMKYLKAELMLYLFALGGFFSILGVIFIDGVGGLYCLILTSAFMSLMFPTIYGIALYGLKEEATLGAAGLVMAIVGGALMPPLQGILIDQGEIFGMPAVNVSFVLPLICFVAIAIYGYRAWKVLK, from the coding sequence ATGAGTGCAAAAATTCTTGAAAAGCAATTTGTTGTTCCATTTATCCTCATTACCACGCTATTTGCGCTATGGGGATTTGCCAATGATATTACCAATCCAATGGTTGCGGTATTCCAAACTGTAATGGAAATTCCCGCCTCAGAAGCTGCATTAGTGCAATTTGCTTTCTATGGTGGTTACGGCACAATGGCCATTCCTGCCGCATTATTTGTTAGCCGTTATAACTATAAATCGGGGGTATTACTGGGTTTAGCTCTTTATGCTGTGGGCGCATTTTTGTTCTATCCTGCGGCACGCTATGAACAATTTACCTTCTTTTTATTCTCGCTTTACATTTTAACTTTTGGCTTAGCATTTTTGGAAACCACAGCGAATCCTTATATCCTTTCAATGGGTGATCCACAAACTGCAACTCGCCGTTTGAATTTAGCGCAATCTTTTAATCCGCTTGGTTCAATTACAGGGATGTTTGTTGCCTCACAAATCGTGTTAGTGAATTTGGAATCTGACAAACGTGATGCTGCAGGCAATCTGATTTTCAACACCTTATCCACAGCAGAAAAAGCCGCCGTGCGTACTCACGATTTAGAAATTATCCGCAATCCTTATTTAGTAGTGGGACTTGTGGTGGTCGTGATTATGTTAGTGATTGGTTTATACAAAATGCCTGCAACTAAAATTGAACAAGGCACAAAACTGTCTTTCCGTGAAGCCTTTAACCGCTTAATTGCAAAAGCAAAATATCGCGAAGGGGTGATTGCGCAAGTGTTCTATGTTGGTGTGCAAATTATGTGTTGGACTTTCATTATTCAATATGCAGAACGTTTGGGCTTCACCAAAGCAGAAGCACAAAACTATAACATTATCGCAATGGGTATTTTTATCGTAAGTCGCTTTATTAGCACCAGCATTATGAAATATCTCAAAGCAGAACTAATGCTATACCTTTTCGCATTAGGCGGCTTCTTCAGTATCCTTGGTGTTATCTTTATTGACGGCGTGGGCGGTTTATATTGCTTAATTCTCACTTCAGCCTTTATGTCTCTAATGTTCCCAACCATTTACGGCATCGCACTTTATGGCTTAAAAGAAGAAGCTACCTTGGGGGCAGCTGGTTTAGTAATGGCAATTGTCGGCGGCGCGTTAATGCCACCATTGCAAGGTATTCTTATTGACCAAGGCGAAATTTTTGGAATGCCAGCAGTCAATGTTTCTTTCGTACTACCACTTATCTGCTTTGTCGCTATTGCAATTTACGGCTATCGTGCTTGGAAAGTGTTGAAATAA
- the fucK gene encoding L-fuculokinase → MAIALIFDCGATNLRTIAIDQKGKILASHHQPNRAQPDPQYPHFYIWDIEEIWQKLLICAEKTLTQLKQSHSLQDIVGIGVTTFGVDGAPFDKAGNQLYPIISWQCPRTISIMENLAQYLDVNALYQRNGIGQYSFNTLFKLLWLKENEPEILQKMDKFVFISSMLNQRLTGVFSTDRTMAGTSMMTDLQSQTWDTAVLNVLGLQETHFPPMVNAGEKIGVLSTALCQQLGLNPIPVISCGHDTQFAVFGSGAGLNQPVLSSGTWEILMARTEKAEPHIEFVPQGLTTEFDALSRCFNPAVQWIGSGVMEWVGKTFFADVKGTEEYYPTMIAEGAAATVGSQGIRFSGKFNPADNGQGFGQIVGLSMHSSRGQIYRAALEYMAYQLKAGLDILQQVSHFKAESLICVGGGSKNRLWNQIRADVLNLPIDIVDVAESTVLGAAMFTLAGVGVYDNVQQAQGEMKPNKQRIFPSNHTALYQQLMENKSC, encoded by the coding sequence ATGGCAATCGCACTGATTTTTGATTGTGGCGCAACCAATTTACGCACTATTGCTATTGATCAAAAGGGCAAGATTTTGGCTTCTCATCATCAGCCAAATCGTGCTCAACCTGATCCGCAGTATCCGCATTTTTATATTTGGGATATTGAAGAAATCTGGCAGAAGTTGTTAATTTGTGCCGAAAAAACCTTAACTCAGCTCAAACAATCCCATTCTTTGCAAGATATTGTGGGGATTGGCGTCACCACCTTTGGGGTAGATGGCGCACCTTTCGATAAGGCTGGAAATCAGCTTTACCCGATTATTTCTTGGCAATGTCCACGCACTATTTCCATTATGGAAAATCTTGCACAATACCTTGATGTGAACGCACTTTATCAACGGAACGGGATTGGGCAATACAGTTTTAACACCCTATTTAAACTGTTATGGCTAAAAGAAAATGAACCTGAAATTTTGCAAAAAATGGATAAATTTGTGTTCATTTCATCAATGCTTAACCAACGTTTAACAGGTGTTTTTAGCACCGATCGCACAATGGCTGGTACCTCAATGATGACCGATTTGCAAAGCCAAACTTGGGATACGGCGGTGCTAAATGTATTAGGGCTACAAGAAACGCATTTTCCACCAATGGTGAATGCAGGTGAAAAAATTGGCGTGTTATCTACCGCACTTTGTCAGCAGCTAGGGTTAAATCCTATTCCGGTTATTTCTTGCGGACACGATACCCAATTTGCGGTTTTTGGCTCAGGCGCAGGGCTAAATCAACCGGTGCTAAGTTCAGGCACTTGGGAGATTTTAATGGCGCGCACCGAAAAAGCCGAGCCACACATTGAATTTGTACCACAAGGCTTAACCACGGAATTTGACGCACTATCTCGTTGCTTTAATCCTGCAGTGCAATGGATTGGATCTGGCGTGATGGAATGGGTGGGCAAAACTTTCTTTGCCGATGTAAAAGGTACTGAGGAATATTACCCAACAATGATCGCAGAGGGTGCAGCAGCAACCGTGGGATCACAGGGCATTCGCTTTAGTGGCAAGTTTAATCCTGCGGATAACGGACAAGGTTTCGGGCAAATTGTCGGGCTTTCAATGCACAGCTCGCGTGGGCAAATTTATCGTGCGGCGTTGGAATATATGGCTTATCAACTTAAAGCAGGCTTAGATATTCTGCAGCAAGTTAGCCATTTCAAAGCAGAGAGCTTAATTTGCGTGGGCGGAGGTTCTAAAAATCGTTTATGGAATCAAATTCGTGCTGATGTGCTGAATTTACCTATTGATATTGTGGACGTGGCAGAAAGCACAGTGTTAGGTGCGGCAATGTTTACCCTAGCGGGTGTTGGTGTGTATGACAATGTACAACAAGCGCAAGGCGAAATGAAGCCAAACAAACAACGTATTTTCCCTTCAAATCACACCGCACTTTATCAACAACTGATGGAGAACAAATCATGTTAA
- the fucI gene encoding L-fucose isomerase, producing the protein MTVLKSAPIRIGIRPTIDGRRMGVRESLEDQTMNMAKSVANLLESHIRHTDGSFVECVIADTCIGGVAEAAACAEKFKLANVGAVITVTPCWCYGSETIDMDPHMPKAIWGFNGTERPGAVYLAAALAGHSQMGLPAFSIYGTEVQEASDTSIPEDVKEKLLRFARAALTVATIRGKSYLSIGSVSMGIAGSIVDQKFFQEYLGMRNEYVDMSEIKRRLDRKIYDEEEVELALQWVKTYCKEGVDVNHPDHQDSPEQKAKLWENVVKMAIITRDLMAGNEKLAQLNYGEEALGHNAIAAGFQGQRHWTDHMPNGDFMEAILNSTYDWNGVRPPYILATENDSLNGVCMLFGNQLTGQAQIFADVRTYWSPDAVERATGFRPESGFIHLINSGSAALDGTGQHTDDKGNPVIKPAWEVTEEDGKRCVENTRWCPAVYEYFRGGGYSSQYLTKGGMPFTMHRLNIIRGIGPVLQIAEGWSIDLPAEVHDTLMKRTNETWPCTWFVPRLTGTGAFTDVYSVMANWGANHCVATYGHIGADLITLASMLRIPVCMHNVAEQDIFRPSAWNGFGQDKEGQDYRACANFGPLYK; encoded by the coding sequence ATGACAGTATTAAAATCAGCCCCAATTAGAATTGGTATTCGTCCAACCATTGATGGCCGCCGTATGGGCGTGCGTGAATCGCTCGAAGATCAAACGATGAATATGGCAAAATCCGTTGCCAATTTATTAGAAAGCCATATTCGCCATACGGACGGTTCATTTGTGGAATGTGTTATCGCAGATACTTGTATTGGTGGCGTGGCCGAAGCCGCTGCTTGTGCAGAAAAATTTAAACTTGCCAATGTAGGCGCAGTGATTACCGTCACCCCTTGCTGGTGCTATGGTTCAGAAACCATTGATATGGATCCGCATATGCCCAAAGCCATTTGGGGATTCAATGGTACAGAACGCCCCGGTGCTGTTTATTTAGCTGCCGCATTAGCCGGCCATTCACAAATGGGCTTACCTGCCTTTTCTATTTATGGCACAGAAGTGCAAGAAGCCTCTGATACCAGTATTCCGGAAGACGTTAAAGAAAAACTCCTACGCTTTGCTCGCGCTGCACTGACTGTGGCAACCATTCGCGGCAAATCCTATCTTTCTATCGGTTCTGTTTCTATGGGAATTGCGGGCTCTATCGTGGATCAAAAATTCTTCCAAGAATATTTAGGAATGCGCAATGAATATGTGGATATGAGCGAAATTAAACGCCGTCTTGACCGCAAAATTTATGATGAGGAAGAAGTGGAACTGGCACTTCAATGGGTGAAAACCTATTGCAAAGAAGGTGTTGATGTCAATCACCCAGATCATCAAGATAGCCCAGAACAAAAAGCGAAGCTTTGGGAAAACGTGGTGAAAATGGCAATCATCACACGTGATCTGATGGCGGGCAATGAAAAATTAGCGCAGCTCAATTATGGCGAAGAAGCTCTTGGACATAACGCGATTGCGGCAGGTTTCCAAGGACAACGTCATTGGACAGACCATATGCCAAATGGTGATTTTATGGAAGCTATTCTTAACTCCACCTACGACTGGAACGGTGTTCGCCCACCTTACATTCTTGCTACGGAAAATGACTCCCTCAATGGCGTATGTATGCTGTTTGGTAATCAGCTTACTGGGCAAGCACAAATCTTTGCCGATGTACGCACCTATTGGAGTCCTGATGCGGTGGAACGTGCCACTGGCTTCCGCCCAGAAAGTGGTTTTATCCATTTGATTAACTCCGGTTCTGCCGCCTTAGACGGCACAGGTCAGCATACAGATGACAAAGGCAATCCTGTCATTAAGCCAGCTTGGGAAGTAACGGAAGAAGATGGCAAACGCTGTGTGGAAAACACCCGTTGGTGTCCTGCGGTGTATGAATATTTCCGTGGCGGCGGTTACTCATCACAATATCTCACTAAAGGCGGAATGCCATTTACGATGCACCGTTTAAATATTATTCGAGGCATTGGCCCTGTACTACAAATTGCGGAAGGTTGGTCAATTGATTTACCTGCTGAGGTTCACGACACCCTAATGAAACGCACCAACGAAACTTGGCCTTGCACTTGGTTCGTACCGCGCTTAACAGGCACAGGTGCATTCACTGATGTGTATTCTGTTATGGCGAACTGGGGCGCAAATCACTGCGTTGCCACTTATGGCCATATTGGTGCGGATCTTATTACCCTTGCATCAATGTTGCGCATTCCTGTATGTATGCACAATGTGGCTGAACAAGATATTTTCCGCCCAAGTGCGTGGAATGGCTTTGGTCAAGACAAAGAAGGGCAAGATTACCGTGCTTGCGCAAACTTTGGGCCACTTTATAAATAA